The Nicotiana sylvestris chromosome 6, ASM39365v2, whole genome shotgun sequence genomic sequence tattattattattattattattattattattattattattattattattattattattattattattattattattattattattattattattattattattattattattattattattattattattattattataacactcggcttgcctagctttcacgagtaggcgctatcacgacttccgagggtggaaAGTCCGGGTCATGAcagaaatatataaaataatgGAAACGGAAAAGGGATAATGAAAGGAAAAGTTAAAGAGGAAAAGAAACAAGCAGGGAAAAAAAATAGGAGAAAAGGGAAATATaggaaattaaaaataaataaaccaTAACTATGACGAAAAAGAGAGAGAATTTTTTTACTGTAGCTTGCTAGCCCCAAACGTCTAACCTTCAATTGTTTAAGAGTTTAAAGAATTAAATTTAAGTTAGCACGCTTAGTTCTCATTTATAGTATTTCTATACACACTAACATTAAATTAGAAATAACTTTTATCAGATATTTATATCAGAAATAACATTATATTATTTAACTTTTATCAAATAACTAACATTATATTTATCTGTATCACTGCGCTCAACGTAGCCGTCTACCACAAATAAAGAGACTTTTTTTAGTTGGAATAAATAAAGGGATTTGTTAATTGCATGAAAGAGGAATGCTGATCCCCATGAATGGAATGATTCATCCACCACATTCAGTATTTTTCTTATTTACGTGTAAAACACTGTGGCAACATAGATAAATCATAACATATTAGTAtattaaaactgaaattaggaaatTCATATGTTTCCGTTGGAGAATAACACCACCAGTCAGAGATTTAAGATTgtcgttgttatttttattttataagcaTCAATTAGTGTAATGAATTTTTATGCGTTGATTTTAAATTTGATGATGCCTGATCGAGTTTTTACATTTATACTACAGGTCATCATATATAGGTTTATTCCAGAACCAAAGAGAATGGTAGTGAAAAGTACGAACTAATTATAATTAGCATTTGATCCCTCAACATTTGATGATTTTGACATACGTTTGTGGTTGGTTCTCTATATCTGAAAATCTAACTTCTTTTTTAAGTATATTCATGAGGGGTTTGTAGGCTTTTTTAAGTACTGTAACGGTATCGATATGTATTTACACGGCTACGTGgagtttgaagaagaagaaaaagaaacaatattagtaaactttaaataatttttaaaaacgaAATATATACACGGTGCCGTAAAAATCGGCTACCTTGTGCCATTTCTACTCCGATTGTTGACATTTTTATGACATCTCTTTAATTGTTCGGTTTACAATTTTGTTTATGTATAGTTTTCTTTGATTAAATAACATAGGTAAAGGGCATGttcatattatttttttttgaggTCAGCCGAAAATCTTGCAgtcataaaaaaaaattatgcttGATGAGAAAATGGAAAAACTATAGAGATATTTAGTACTAAAGCATATGTAGCtggaaataatatttttttttttgaaagagggGAGAATTTATTTAATACTAAGTACGGATAAAGTCATTACAAGCCATAATGGCATTTTCAGAGATGCTTATCATAGGTAGCTGGAAATAATATGGTAAATATGAAAAGGAAACATTGTGTTAGATTCAATGAATTTAAGAAAAGTAACTCTTGTTAAGCCTTTAACACAAAGTTTAGAAAGTGAAAGGGGAAAATGGTATTCAACAAAAAAATGGCAAGAAGTAAGTAGTAGTATAAAGGAAACAGTTCTGCAATCTTATTGTATATGTTTTCATGTATGCATTGACAAAATAAAACTTCACAAATCACAAGTAAAACATAAAGGTCGACCGCGGCAAGCCGGCAACGACACTTTGTGCATAACAAATTAAATCATACTCACCAAATTTCATATCTATTGGCTATCATTATATTGTGCTTAATAATAGAGTGCTGCTATTCGGCCAAACTCAACGTGGCCCAACAATGACCACACTCGTGAAATATCAGTAAAGCCCTTCATTTCACATTTGACTTAATGGCCATTTTTCCctccaaaatattttcctccaaaattagttaataaattttgattatccCAAAACATTGATCCCATAAATCATCATTCTCTCATGCATAAGAAGATAAAAAGCCTTCGTATATATGGATGGCAACCTTCGTATATTCTCTCATTAcgtattttttttaaatacaactacgtatttttttaaaaatgcaaTTTATACGGATGGGAAGATCAAAAGTCTTATGTATACataatattattttttcatttatacGTTATTCCGTGTCATACCATATACTTATGTTAAGAGAGCTTTCATTAAACACATAATTCACCACCCTTCCCTCAACCTAAACATGAATGCTAACCTAGAAACTAATTTGGAGCTATTAAACCCGAATAACAGCCTAGAAACTAGGTCGGAGCAACTAACGAATGCATTACACATATCACTGAGGTTGAATTCGGACGACTGTTTGATAAATGAAGATGAGTCTATCGACATTGATTCAGACGACAACTTTAACGATGGAGAAAATCATGGTGACGATGCTGCTGttgctgatgatgatgatgacgacGACCATTATTTAGAGGAAGAAGGAGAAGTTGGAGAGGACAGGGAAATGCCTAATGAGTTCAATGAAGAAGAATTTATAATTGGTCCAATTATTGGGATGCGGTTCAGTAGTAAGGATGTTATGTTTGATTTTTACAAAGAACATGCAAGATTATCGGGGTTTTGCTTTGTCAAAAGAACATCAAACAAAAAAAGTGGTGATATTGTTAGGTATGTGCAATATGGCTGTGATAGGTCTAAGAAACCAAGGAATAAGCATGTTACCAAGAGGAGGAACTGCCGTGCTAGAATAAATGAAATTTTAGAGGAGAATGGTTCATGGCGTGTTTCAAAGGTGGTTAAAAAACATAATCATCAATTTGAACCAGCACTATTGCGATTGATGGCTAGACACAGATCGCTTAATAAGTCTCTTAAGAGAACTCTTGCAGCCAAAGATATTGCTGGCTTAAGACCCTCAAAAAATATAAGAGTCGCTGAAGTACTTGATGGTGGTCCCGAAAATCTGGGTTGTACACCAATGGACTGTAAAAATTATATTTTGAATAGTAGAAAGCTTCAGAAGAAGGGGATGCACAATCATTACTCAAGTTCTTCAGTGACATGCAACAAAAAGATAGGGAATTTTACTACTCCGTAGATATGGATAGTTTTGGTCGACTTCGTAATGTCGTATGGGTTCATTCACACTCTAAGGTTGCATATGAGGAGTTCCATGATGTAATATGCCTTGATACCACATGCCTTGTGAATCGATACAATATGTCATTTGCTTCATTTGTTGGTGTCAATCAGCATAGACAGTCCATACTTTTGGGATGTGCTCTCATGTCTAGTGAGGATATAACAAGTTACAAAATGGTGCTATCTACATGGCTTGGGGCTCTAAACAATGTTCATCCATTAGCTATCATGACTGACCAATGTGATAGTATTAAGGCTGCCATCAATGCATTGATGCCAAATACGGTACATTGATATTGTATATGGCACATATTCGCAAAGTTGCCTACAAAGTTAAGCAGAGTTCTTGATGGTAAGATTGCAAAGGCAGAATTTAAGGCTTTAGTTCTTGATAGCATTAACGTTACTGAGTTTGAGAGACAATGGACTGATTATATTGAAAATTATAACTTAGATGGAAAGGATTGGTTTTATAAGCTTTATTTGGAGAAGGAGAAATGGGTTCCTGTATACCTAAATAACCACTTTTGGGCTGGGATATTGTCCACACAAAGAAGTGAAGGAATGCATGCTTTCTTTGACGGATTCATCACCCGCCAAAGCACTTTGAAGCTATTTATTCAGCAATATGAGTTAGTCATAAGAGTTAAGTTCGAGAAAGAATTGGAAGCTGAATATAGGTCAAGGTGCTTTGAACCAAAATGTTTATCTGAATTTGCATGGGAGAAAAAATTTCAAACATGTTATACTCGTGAAGTGTTTGAATTTTTTCAAGTACAGTTAAGGAAAATGTACCATTATGAAATCAACACCCCTAAAGACCATCAAGCAACAACTGGAGTGGAGAATTACATTATTGCAGATTATTCGTTCAGGAGTTTTAACACTAGAGATCCATTTATATTCACGGTTGAATATACACCTATTGGTAAATATCTAAGTTGCAGTTGCAAGCGGTTTGAAACAAGAGGTATTCTATGCTGCCATATACTTAAGGTGTTGTCTCATAAGAGGATTAAAAACGTTAATGAGTGGTATATATTGAGAAGGTGGAGAAAAGATATTGTTCGTACACACTTGAAACGTTTCTTTCTTGGAGGTTACCCACGTATGACTTCTTAATACATGATATACAGGGAACTATTAAAGCATTTTGAACGGATTTGTGATATTGCATTGGACACTGAAGTGATGAGGAGATATATTAAGTATCATTTGAGTATATTGGAGCATGACCTTTTCAATTGGGATGATGATCATATGATAGTTCCAAATTAAGAATTGGAAGATACAAATGATGGTGTGGGTGATGGTAAGGGTGGGGGTGAGGGTGAGGGTGAGGGTGAGGGTGAGGGTGAGGGTGAGGGTGAGGGTGAAGGTGAAGGAAGAAATATAAGAGATCCTAGATACGTAGCTTCTCGTGGACGTCGAAGGTTGAATAGATATAGAGGGCGAATTGATTCATACTTTAGAAGTTCACAAACGGGTGGTGGAAGTGGAGTTAGAGGTAATAGGATGAGTAGATGTGGTGGTAGAGGTGGTGGCAGAGGTGGTGATAGAAGTGGTGGCAGAGGTGGTGGAAATATTGAACTAGCAGAAGGAATTGAGGTAAAGTATAAcaaattattattatattttttttcgaaaaatacaTTGCTTATTAGTGTTATTTACTCTATACAATAAGATGATGCAACAGTACCACCACAGAGTAGCTTGCCTGATCTAAATGATGAAGCAAACTGACAAATAGAAGACTTGACCGTTTAGTTTGAGATGATTTAAGTTTGAATCTTATTTAATTTGATTTGAGATagattttttttgaattcttttgACTTTGTTTTGTAATAATTTAAATGTGTGGTATTATAATTGTCATTGTTAAATATTTCTTCATTTTATTGTTACTTCATTTTAGTTTAGAGGACTAGACTAACAAAGTGTGATTAGTTGCAACTAGTACAGAAGTAAAAGACTTCAGAACATTATAATCAGTTCAAACTAAGAACTAAAATACTCACATTTAGTTACTAAAACCCTACCCTTCAACCCTACTTTCAACATTCAACTTAAAACCCTACCTTCAATACCTATCTTGGTATCCCTACCTTAAAATCTTACGTTGCACGTTTTTTTCTCCAAAAAATTTCAACATTCAACTGCAACCAATTTCTAGCCCTAACTTCAACCAAATACTCCAAGAGTTCATTGTAAAATCAGTGTAACCGTTCCTCTTTGAATACAAAATCTACCCATTGAACTTCCCTATATAGCATTTACTAGATCTTACAATACATTAACCTATTTAACTTTCCTATGAAGCATTTActattattttatattattattattattattattattattattattattttcttctatATTTTGCTCTTTATTCCCCTttcaatatttttgtatattgaaAGGGTAGATATAAAGGACACTGCCACCATAAGGAAGAATTAACAAAAAAAAGCATTTACTAAATATtccattaaaaaagaaaattattATGGTAAAGAAGACCAATATGACGGTTGTAATTTAATAACATTAACACATCAACATACATGAAAACAAAATGTAGTAAATGGATAGAAAAACACGATACAAatcctaatcaatttcaaccggaTTACTATTAGAAGTTTCTTCTCCCTTCAATTCAAGATTGAAGTCAACATATAGGAGTGCAACATCAACCAACGTAAATTTGACGATGAAACATCGCTTGACATATTTGTCCAAAACAAAAAATTTCCAGCCTTCCTTGAACCTTCTTCTATCACCAACGCTCATATTTACATACCACTCTTTGCCACGATAGTGAAGAAGTGCGGTGTCTACTGTTGGAGGGAGATGCTTTTAGATTTTTCTTGGAATAtactttaaaaaaatattactaTTAAGTTTCGAAAATATGAAACTGAATCAACATATACAATACTAACACATATATATTTTCTGGAGTTAAGGTATAAGAAACAAAAGTATTTTATGTAAAAAAAAATCAGTTAAGATTAACTCAAGAAGTTATTGTAATATTCAAAGAAATAAAGTTTAAAAGACATAATAATTTACCAGATCATCGTAATTGATGTATGAATCAGTCATAACCACTTAAAATGTTGGAGGACTCTCTTCTTCATTATCACTTCTAGTAGAAGAGTAAGATATGACTTGTTTGGTAGAGGGAGGGGCATCCATAATTTACGGTTTGTAGGTGAGTGTGTTTTTCATAGTTTAGGGTTTGAGTATGTGACTATATATGGGGGGCCAACCAAgtccaaaaaatatttcaaatTTGAGCGGCTTTTTTTGGTTCAATTTTGGCAAATTTGGCAAATTAATGGTGTTGGTAGAAATAAATGGTGTTAGTTGACATAAATGGTGTTAGTTGAAATAAATGGTGTTAGATGAAATAAATGTGTTATTTTGTCTTCTCCATTCCAAAAGAATCCGAGAGAAgaattgatttaaaaaaataaaataaaaatattctttGAAATTGATTTCATCCGGAAGAAATAAAAAAAGCAAAGAAGACCAATATGATTCAATTCCATTTTTTGAATgataattaaaaatgaaaaatattataGTAAAGAAGACCAATATGAATATTGAAATTTTTAAACATAATGCTTCAACAAAATAAATCACAACAACCATAACTAAAGCAACATACATGAAAATAGAAAATAATAAAAGGATACATCAACACAAATACATCCTAGAAACTATTCAATCTCAACCGTATGAAGTTCCTTCTTCCTTCATCCTAGAAAATATGAAATTGAATCAAAGAAATAAAGTTTAAAAGACATAATAATTTACCAGATCGTTGTAGTCGATGTTTGATTCAGTCAAAACCACTTCAAATGACGGAGGATTCTCTTCTTCATTATCACTGCTAGTAGAAGAGTAAGATAGGGCATCAGTGCTAGTAGAAGAGCAAGATAAGGCTTGTTTGGTAGAAGAGGCATCCATAGTTTAGGGTTTGAGTATGTGAGTGTATTTTAGGTCTTTAGGTTAGAGTATGTGACCATATATATGGGGCCAACCtagtccaaaaaaatattttaaataccCGCCTGATCAAAAAGAGTGTATTAAATAGTGCTAATTAATGTTTTAACTTTCCTATGTAGCAATTACTCTTACACTACATTAACTTCCCAAGAGTTCAAAACCGTTCCTCTTTGAATACAAATAATATACCAACCCATCTCTTCCATTTTAGTTTTTTTGAgtgataattaaaaaaataattatagtAAATAAGACCAATATGAAGATTGAAATTCATAATATTAATACATCAACATAAATAAAAATACACATTGCATAACTGGATGAAATTAAAACGTGCAGCtaacaaaaggaaaaaataacaaaGTGCCACAATAGAGGAAACAATTCAAACACTTCACGAGTTCTTAAAAAACTAATTAATCTCGATAGGATGTTCATGAGTTCCTTGTCCTTTTACTTCAATTTTGAAGACAACAAGGATTTGTGCAATTTCAACTAACTCAAATTTAACCAAACAGCCCCTGTTTGATATCATTCTTCATCACAAAACTTTTTCAGCCATCTTTGAGCCATCAACGCTCACCAACTAGCAATCCTATAAATCACTCTTTGCCACCATATTGAAGAATTGCGGTGGTATGTGCTTCAGGAATGTGCTCGTAGAAGCATTTTGGAATATGCTGGCAAAATAAGACAAGGACAAAGAAACAACTTCATTTTATAACAGTATTTACAATACTAACTAAATGAAATGTAAACTTAGCTATATAAAAAAGGCAGATTGTTGATTAGCcgattttttcaaaaaataaaatatcattTACCAGATAGTCTTGTTTAATGTATGAATCTTTCAGAAGCACTTCAAATGTTGGATTTCGCTCTCCATCGTTATCATTAGAATAGGAGGCAGATGAGGATCATTTGGGAGCGCTGGGAAAGGGGTCCATGGTTGGTTTCTAGGGTTATGGTAAGAGGAAGGGtcgtttagtttttttttattgagAGTTGTGTGTGTGaatttgtgtgtgtgtatatatatatatatacggccaaatatttatagaaaaaatcaagaaaagaataaaacatatTCTTATAATGGAAAATAAAACATATTAAAGAATAATTATGACGACCtggccaatcgtctcatgagttaccgctctgtttttcccatttctacttctttatactTTTTTTATCTGTGTTATGTAATATCGTGTTGGTCAGATCGAattcggaatgattttggtaaggtttgagacacttagtctcttttgaggaagcttaagttggaaaagtcaactagatattgacttatatgttagagggctcggatgtgagtttcgatagttcggttagctttgggaggtgatttaggacttaggagcatgatcagaatgagttttagaGATTCGGagcagatttaggcttgaattggcgaagttcgAAGCATAtatcggttggtaggcgagattttgatataggggtcagaatggaattccgagagttgtagtagttcctttgtatcatttgggatgtgcatGCAAAATATtagatcattcggacgtggtttggttgagttttcgatcaaaagcataattttgaagattttaaaatttttaggcttgaatccgatgcgaatttgatgttttgatattgttttgagcgttctgaaggttgaaacaagtttgaatgaggttatgggatattttggcatgtttggtagaggtcccgggggcctcgggtgagttttgggtggtcaatcgaaccatttcatgaagtttggaattgcagaaatctgttgctcagtgttgcagacaatgcccttcgcgttcgcgagaggggagGCACGATCGTGAAGGGTTAGCTGGAGTAGGCTGAGgctttggccttcgcgttcgtgatggagtctctgcgttcgcgaaggtatgggAAAcgattcatcgcgttcgcgaggtctgttccgtgttcgcatagaggaaattggccagctgggttttgaggtattttttttcatcgcgttcgcgggtgaGGGAGCGCGTTTGCGAAGGGTCAAGCTGAGGAGTCATTACGTTCGCGATGGgcacatcgcgttcgcgtagaggattTTTTGTCAAAGTCATTtttatgcttcgcgaacgcgaggctttgaccgcgttcgtgaagaaggatttcaagccTTGGGTGAAATGTTTAAATactcatcttgtccgcgattttggggtttatttcctccattgttggtcgtttttgcagctttttgaaggggattgaagagggattcaaggggattcacttggaggtaagattcttggacgtaaaactcgattctaatgtgaattccacctaaataatcatggaaattaagccaaaatttgaagaactagggcttaaaaatttagacttttgattgaggatttgaaggaccatttgaggtcgaatttcagaacttttgatatgtatgaactcgcggggagataaggaatctattgatgtaaaaattatcgaattccgagaagtggacctgggggtcgggttttggtaatttcgggatttgtgtcgtattttgatgtccttgttctgattttggatggATTTGATGCGAGTGAAGgctaattcgaggggcaaaggcatcacgagctagagatttgaccggttcgaggtgagtaatgattgtaaatgatgttatgagggtatgaaaccctagacttgtacatcattgtgctatattgaggtgacacacattgatgatgagcgtggggtagtgcactgttggggatttgggctgaatgccatatttgggtcttgAACCAACTATTTGatcccttcggggatttttactggtatttcctcactattttgactttatacttgaactcagtcatgttatattttattattttcgtactcagccatgtttactatgttttaaatacttaaataatgtgatgacccggctagtcatctcatgagttaccgctctatttcccccattttagcttctttacgctttgttatccgtgttttatgtgatcgagttgattagttcgagtttggagaggatttggtaagaaatgagacacttagcctcttttaagaagacataagttggaaaagtcaaccgtatgttgacttatgtgttagaaggctcggaagtgagttccgatggttcggttagcttcgagaggtgatttgtgacttaggagcgcgatcggaatgggttttgtagttgtagagaagacttaggcttgaattggcgaaattgatattttggcaaattccggttgataggtgagattttgatataggggtcggaatggaattccgagggttgcagtagcttcgttgtgtcatttgggatctgtgtgcaaaatttcaggtcatccgGACGAaatttgatagacattttgatcgaaagcataattcaagagttcttggagttcttaggcttgaattcgatgaaatttgatggttttgatgttgtctgaggtgttttgaggattggaacgagtttggaggatgttttaggatgcgttggttcTTTTTTTATGAGGTCACGGGGGCCTCGGAGTGATTTCAGATGgataacgggaagtttggagttgaaaaatataacagaaaaatgcaacagctgtagcaggtccaagaggactacaggggcgcggccgcggtaggcttCGCGTGGACCAGcggtgatgcggaccgcacaaagacaGAATGCGGCCGCCTGaagactggcgcggaccgcacaaagttgttgtgcggcaGCATGAATGGGTTTGACAGCTTCTCTGAGCTTCACTGACGCGAACCGTGTGACCATAgggtgcggccgcatgagtgagacgcgggccgcaTAAAGTGGGATGCGGCCGCATGAGTTGACTTGTAGTTTCATAGTCTCTGAactcgcgcggaccgcacaaaaacgggcGCAGCCGCGGTGAGAAGACCTGAAGGGTACtctatataaatacgaggttttgggttttatttaatattttgacctagagagctcggactttggcgatttttcaaaggttttttaagaaattcatcagggtaagtgattttaactcagatttggctagaatacatgaatctatcactgaattcatcatttaattcgtgatttgagatggaatttgggaaaaaaattgtgaaacctttcaaaaatataaaatgatgatttgaaggaccaaatggtatcagaa encodes the following:
- the LOC104223531 gene encoding protein FAR-RED IMPAIRED RESPONSE 1-like, producing MDSFGRLRNVVWVHSHSKVAYEEFHDVICLDTTCLVNRYNMSFASFVGVNQHRQSILLGCALMSSEDITSYKMVLSTWLGALNNVHPLAIMTDQCDSIKAAINALMPNTLSRVLDGKIAKAEFKALVLDSINVTEFERQWTDYIENYNLDGKDWFYKLYLEKEKWVPVYLNNHFWAGILSTQRSEGMHAFFDGFITRQSTLKLFIQQYELVIRVKFEKELEAEYRSRCFEPKCLSEFAWEKKFQTCYTREVFEFFQVQLRKMYHYEINTPKDHQATTGVENYIIADYSFRSFNTRDPFIFTVEYTPIGKYLSCSCKRFETRELEDTNDGVGDGKGGGEGEGEGEGEGEGEGEGEGEGRNIRDPRYVASRGRRRLNRYRGRIDSYFRSSQTGGGSGVRGNRMSRCGGRGGGRGGDRSGGRGGGNIELAEGIESSLPDLNDEAN